From the genome of Ignavibacteriales bacterium, one region includes:
- a CDS encoding SGNH/GDSL hydrolase family protein, with translation MFSMKLFQFIILILSTLILMDQSLLAQNIDWADLNRYKQDNLRIRLPDVDENRVVFMGNSITEGWKELNSYFFNSNGYINRGISGQTTPQMLVRFRPDVVNLKPKVVVILAGTNDIAGNTGPSTLGMIEDNIESMVEIAQVNNIKVILCSVLPVFDYPWKPGLNPAQKIINLNKWIKEYANKNNICYVDYFTPMADEQNGFKKEYSEDGVHPNLAGYNLMQPLVEKAIQEALK, from the coding sequence ATGTTCAGTATGAAGTTATTTCAATTTATCATTTTAATTCTATCAACATTAATACTTATGGATCAATCATTACTTGCACAGAATATCGATTGGGCGGATCTAAATAGATACAAGCAAGACAATTTAAGAATCAGATTACCCGACGTGGATGAAAACCGAGTTGTGTTTATGGGTAACTCAATCACTGAAGGTTGGAAAGAACTTAATTCCTATTTCTTTAATAGTAATGGGTACATCAATAGAGGAATAAGCGGGCAGACTACTCCACAAATGTTAGTTAGATTTAGACCAGATGTTGTAAATCTTAAACCAAAAGTTGTTGTAATTTTAGCTGGTACTAACGACATTGCCGGCAATACAGGCCCATCTACCTTAGGAATGATTGAAGATAATATTGAATCTATGGTTGAGATTGCACAAGTAAACAATATAAAAGTTATTCTTTGTTCAGTGCTTCCAGTATTTGATTATCCCTGGAAACCAGGGCTAAATCCAGCACAAAAAATAATTAATCTGAATAAGTGGATAAAAGAGTATGCTAATAAAAACAATATTTGTTACGTGGATTATTTTACTCCAATGGCTGATGAACAGAATGGATTTAAAAAAGAATACTCTGAGGATGGTGTTCATCCCAACTTAGCGGGTTACAATTTAATGCAGCCTCTTGTAGAAAAAGCTATACAAGAAGCATTGAAATAA
- a CDS encoding T9SS type A sorting domain-containing protein, whose amino-acid sequence MTNLKSEPGFNGTTAGCGGSGCHTSQTGIVTATVLSNNQVQISVSGTTSKVGGELVNSSGTVVAVNNSTSSNPFILTAPSAGTYTVNAGYKNPSRNWGSTSAVITVTGVDEELIGLKPEAFTLYSNYPNPFNPSTKIRYAIPQSAFTTLKVYSILGQEVATLINEEKTPGVYEVNFDGLNLASGTYIYKLQAGDFVETKKMVLLK is encoded by the coding sequence ATGACGAATTTAAAGTCAGAACCTGGTTTCAATGGAACAACTGCTGGATGTGGTGGCTCAGGATGTCACACCTCTCAGACCGGAATTGTAACAGCAACTGTTCTAAGCAATAACCAAGTACAAATTTCAGTAAGTGGTACAACAAGTAAGGTTGGTGGGGAACTTGTTAATTCATCTGGTACAGTGGTGGCTGTTAATAATTCAACTTCAAGCAATCCGTTTATTTTGACTGCTCCTTCAGCAGGAACTTATACTGTTAACGCAGGATATAAAAACCCATCTAGAAATTGGGGTTCAACATCCGCAGTTATTACTGTAACGGGTGTTGATGAGGAATTAATAGGATTAAAACCAGAAGCCTTCACATTATATTCGAATTACCCAAACCCATTTAACCCAAGCACAAAAATAAGATATGCAATTCCACAATCAGCGTTTACAACTTTAAAAGTTTATTCAATTCTTGGGCAGGAAGTTGCTACTTTAATTAATGAAGAAAAAACTCCGGGAGTTTATGAAGTTAATTTTGATGGATTAAATCTTGCAAGTGGAACTTATATTTATAAGTTACAGGCTGGTGATTTTGTAGAAACGAAGAAAATGGTGTTACTAAAATAA
- a CDS encoding YifB family Mg chelatase-like AAA ATPase, translating into MLSKTLTSATYGIDAYLVEVETHVEKQIPGFIIVGLPDNAVRESRERVIAAIKNSDIKFPLKKFTINLAPADIKKEGSSFDLAIAIGILAAEELVSDKFLSDSVFLGELSLDGTLRHIKGTLPIAVESKKKGIKRIILPKESANEASIVDGIDVYGFESLTEVIAFLNEESSPEKTVTDKNDLFSSINSYFHDFSDVKGQENVKRALEVAAAGAHNILMIGPPGSGKTMLAKRLPSILPPLTFDEALETTKIHSIAGILPKHKAIITERPFRSPHHTVSDAALVGGGSFPKPGEVSFAHFGVLFLDELPEFKKNVLEVLRQPLEDARVTVSRSKLSLEFPANFMLAAAMNPCPCGFYTDPNKECTCAPPQIQRYMAKISGPLLDRIDIHIEVPAVKYKELSSKSVGEKSENIRTRVIAARDVQLQRFKDHKNIFNNGDMGSKEVRTFCKLDEQGEELLKMAMTKLGLSARAYDRILKVSRTIADLESSENILPQHISEAIQYRSLDRELWKH; encoded by the coding sequence ATGTTATCCAAAACACTAACTAGCGCAACTTACGGAATAGATGCTTATTTAGTTGAAGTTGAAACACATGTAGAAAAGCAAATTCCCGGTTTTATAATAGTTGGCTTACCCGATAATGCTGTGAGAGAAAGTCGCGAAAGAGTTATTGCGGCAATCAAAAATTCCGATATAAAATTTCCTCTTAAAAAATTTACAATCAATCTCGCCCCTGCCGATATCAAAAAAGAAGGTAGTTCATTTGATCTTGCAATCGCAATAGGAATCCTTGCTGCTGAAGAATTAGTATCTGATAAATTTTTAAGTGATTCAGTATTTCTTGGTGAGTTATCATTAGATGGAACGTTGCGTCATATCAAAGGCACACTTCCTATTGCGGTTGAATCAAAGAAAAAGGGAATCAAAAGAATTATCCTACCCAAAGAATCTGCAAATGAAGCTTCTATTGTTGATGGAATTGATGTTTATGGATTTGAGAGTTTAACAGAAGTAATCGCTTTTTTGAATGAGGAATCATCACCAGAAAAAACAGTAACAGATAAAAACGATTTATTTTCATCAATCAATTCTTATTTTCACGATTTTTCTGATGTTAAAGGACAGGAAAATGTTAAGCGTGCTTTAGAAGTTGCCGCAGCAGGTGCTCATAACATTTTAATGATCGGACCTCCGGGTTCCGGTAAAACAATGCTTGCAAAAAGATTACCATCCATTCTTCCACCACTTACATTTGATGAAGCATTGGAGACTACAAAGATTCATTCCATTGCGGGAATATTACCTAAACATAAAGCAATTATTACAGAGCGTCCATTTCGCAGCCCACACCACACAGTTAGTGATGCTGCATTAGTTGGCGGGGGATCATTTCCAAAACCTGGAGAAGTATCTTTTGCGCATTTTGGAGTTTTATTTTTGGATGAACTCCCTGAGTTCAAAAAAAATGTGCTGGAAGTTTTAAGACAGCCTTTAGAAGATGCAAGAGTAACCGTTAGTCGTTCAAAACTATCGTTGGAGTTTCCTGCTAACTTTATGTTAGCCGCTGCAATGAACCCTTGTCCTTGCGGATTTTATACAGATCCAAATAAAGAGTGCACATGCGCACCTCCGCAGATTCAAAGATACATGGCAAAAATTTCGGGACCTTTGCTAGATAGAATTGATATACATATTGAGGTCCCAGCCGTTAAGTATAAAGAGTTATCATCCAAATCTGTTGGAGAAAAATCTGAGAATATTAGAACTCGTGTTATCGCTGCACGTGATGTACAGTTGCAAAGATTTAAAGATCACAAAAATATTTTTAACAATGGAGATATGGGCTCCAAAGAAGTTAGAACTTTTTGTAAACTTGATGAGCAGGGGGAAGAGTTATTGAAAATGGCAATGACAAAATTAGGACTTTCTGCAAGGGCTTATGATAGAATTTTAAAAGTTAGTAGAACAATTGCGGATCTTGAATCTTCAGAAAATATTTTACCACAGCACATCAGCGAAGCAATCCAATATCGCAGTCTTGATAGAGAACTTTGGAAACATTAA
- the nuoI gene encoding NADH-quinone oxidoreductase subunit NuoI, producing the protein MSGNKIPEKKRIKDLTFMEKIYIPEIVKGMSLTLRTMFKPKFTMEYPEEKFIPPQSYRGRPVLVQEKNGDERCVACGLCSRVCPALAIEVQAAETEKEKERYPERFEINMLRCIFCGFCEEVCPEEAIVMSKDYELAFSNRQDAIYGKDKLLIPVDQLQDRIDFLRNYK; encoded by the coding sequence ATGTCAGGTAATAAAATACCCGAAAAGAAAAGAATTAAGGATTTAACTTTTATGGAAAAGATTTACATTCCTGAAATTGTAAAAGGAATGTCGCTTACTCTAAGAACTATGTTCAAACCAAAGTTTACAATGGAATATCCGGAAGAAAAATTTATTCCACCACAGTCCTATCGAGGCAGACCTGTACTCGTACAAGAAAAAAATGGGGATGAAAGATGTGTTGCTTGCGGATTGTGTTCAAGAGTTTGCCCAGCTCTTGCAATAGAAGTTCAGGCTGCTGAAACTGAAAAAGAAAAGGAAAGATATCCCGAACGATTTGAAATTAATATGTTGCGCTGCATCTTCTGTGGATTTTGTGAAGAAGTTTGTCCCGAAGAAGCAATTGTTATGAGTAAAGATTATGAGTTAGCTTTTTCAAACAGACAAGATGCGATATATGGAAAAGATAAATTATTAATTCCTGTTGATCAATTGCAGGATAGAATCGATTTCTTAAGAAATTATAAGTAA
- the nuoH gene encoding NADH-quinone oxidoreductase subunit NuoH, producing MDAILNFLWSVISFYNFLLIRIVIVLVMMLMTAAYLVYFERKISAWAQNRLGPNRVGWHGALQSFADVFKLLFKEDIVPDVANKKIHTLAPMIALFVAFTTYAVIPIGPGITIAGYQIPMVIADVNIGILYILALTSIGVYAITFAGWSSGSKYSLLGGVRSSAQMISYEISMGFSVGGVILLAESLRPMAIVESQGGYILGFIPLWNAIIQPIGFITFLVSAFAETNRLPFDLPEAEPELVGGYHTEYSSMKFAAFFLAEYANMLVASTLIVTLYLGGWQFPYIETLGLPSGLVLALQVSGFFVKVGALLFFFIWVRWSIPRFRYDQLMNLGWKVMFPLSLFNILWVAILIMIFKL from the coding sequence ATGGATGCAATCTTAAATTTTTTGTGGTCAGTCATTAGCTTTTACAATTTTTTATTAATACGAATTGTAATTGTACTTGTGATGATGTTAATGACAGCAGCTTATCTTGTTTACTTTGAGAGAAAAATAAGTGCATGGGCACAAAACCGATTAGGACCAAATCGAGTTGGCTGGCATGGGGCCCTACAATCTTTTGCAGATGTATTTAAACTTTTATTTAAAGAAGATATTGTTCCCGATGTAGCAAATAAAAAAATCCACACACTTGCTCCGATGATTGCTTTGTTTGTTGCCTTTACAACTTATGCGGTTATTCCAATCGGACCAGGAATAACAATTGCGGGTTATCAAATTCCAATGGTTATAGCAGATGTAAATATCGGAATACTCTATATATTAGCTTTAACATCTATTGGAGTTTATGCAATAACTTTTGCTGGGTGGTCATCCGGCAGCAAATATTCACTTCTCGGCGGCGTGCGTTCATCCGCACAAATGATTTCATATGAAATCTCAATGGGATTTTCAGTTGGTGGAGTAATTCTTTTAGCAGAATCTTTAAGACCGATGGCAATTGTTGAATCACAAGGAGGCTATATTCTAGGCTTTATTCCATTGTGGAACGCAATAATTCAGCCAATTGGATTTATTACTTTTCTTGTTTCAGCATTTGCAGAAACAAATAGATTACCATTTGATTTACCTGAAGCTGAGCCGGAGCTTGTTGGCGGCTATCACACTGAATATAGCAGTATGAAATTTGCAGCTTTCTTTTTAGCTGAATATGCAAATATGCTTGTTGCTAGCACTTTAATCGTAACTTTGTATTTAGGTGGATGGCAATTCCCTTACATTGAAACCTTAGGATTGCCCTCAGGTTTAGTCCTTGCTTTACAAGTTTCTGGATTTTTTGTAAAAGTCGGGGCGCTATTATTTTTCTTCATCTGGGTAAGATGGAGTATTCCAAGATTTAGATACGATCAACTTATGAATTTAGGTTGGAAGGTAATGTTCCCGCTCTCATTATTTAATATACTTTGGGTTGCTATTTTAATAATGATCTTTAAATTATAA
- a CDS encoding molybdopterin-dependent oxidoreductase: MSKFNIDGKEIEFKPGQTIIEAARDNGIEIPHFCWHPELSVSGNCRMCLVEVEKMPKLVIACSTVAAEGMVVHMESDKAISARNAVMEFFLINHPLDCPICDEAGECKLQDYSYQHSTGESRFVETKNHKDKRVELGPHVMFDGDRCISCSRCIRFCDEIAKDPELTFVQRGDRVTITTSPGEQLDNPYSINVVDICPVGALTNRDFRFKARVWDMAHTNSICNGCARGCNIEVWTRNNEILRLVPKYNEEVNSYWMCDHGRLNTFKFVNSDDRVDGPHIRVEGSLIKVGWDEAFAKAASQLKSFSKDEVAVLGSAFATVEDNFVAAKFAKSIVGTGHLDFVRHINPSFGDDILRNKDVTPNTKGAELAGVSPSKNGFNFNGIVKAIREGKIKALYIIEDDILNDSPELENVLAKLDLLIINATNFNKTAALADIVFPAATYAEKNGTFVNFTGRAQRIRPAVATLDVDRALEGMSLSRLDKFGTKFDRWAQGKHFDARSSWKILVGLASAMGQKLKYNIAEEVFMDATNSIESFKGSNYDELGELGVQLKSVDSKSAVKI; this comes from the coding sequence ATGTCCAAATTTAATATTGATGGAAAAGAAATAGAGTTCAAACCAGGTCAAACCATCATTGAAGCAGCAAGAGATAATGGAATTGAAATACCCCATTTCTGCTGGCATCCTGAATTATCTGTTTCAGGTAATTGCAGAATGTGTTTGGTTGAAGTTGAAAAAATGCCAAAGCTTGTAATTGCTTGTTCAACTGTAGCCGCAGAAGGAATGGTTGTGCATATGGAATCAGATAAAGCGATTTCTGCACGTAATGCCGTAATGGAATTTTTTCTTATCAATCATCCACTTGATTGCCCAATTTGTGATGAAGCAGGCGAGTGCAAACTTCAAGATTATTCATATCAGCACAGCACAGGCGAAAGTAGATTTGTAGAAACAAAAAATCATAAAGATAAACGTGTGGAGCTGGGTCCACATGTAATGTTTGATGGAGACAGATGTATTTCTTGCTCTCGCTGTATTCGATTTTGTGATGAGATTGCAAAAGATCCCGAGCTTACATTTGTTCAGCGCGGTGATAGAGTTACAATTACAACTTCTCCCGGTGAACAGCTTGATAATCCTTATTCGATTAATGTTGTTGATATTTGTCCGGTTGGTGCATTAACAAATCGTGATTTTAGATTTAAAGCTCGCGTTTGGGATATGGCACATACAAACTCTATTTGTAATGGATGTGCACGCGGTTGCAACATTGAAGTTTGGACAAGAAATAATGAAATTCTAAGATTAGTTCCAAAGTATAATGAAGAAGTAAACAGCTATTGGATGTGCGACCACGGAAGATTAAACACATTTAAATTTGTAAACTCAGATGATAGAGTTGACGGTCCGCATATTAGAGTTGAAGGTAGCTTGATCAAAGTTGGCTGGGATGAAGCTTTTGCAAAAGCAGCATCACAATTAAAATCTTTTAGTAAAGATGAAGTTGCTGTACTTGGCTCAGCTTTTGCAACTGTTGAAGATAATTTTGTTGCTGCTAAGTTTGCTAAATCTATTGTTGGAACGGGACATTTAGATTTTGTACGTCATATTAATCCATCTTTTGGTGATGATATTTTAAGGAATAAAGATGTTACTCCAAATACTAAAGGAGCAGAATTAGCTGGTGTTTCACCGTCTAAAAATGGTTTTAATTTTAATGGGATTGTTAAAGCAATCCGAGAAGGAAAAATAAAAGCACTTTATATTATAGAAGACGATATTTTAAATGATAGTCCCGAACTTGAAAACGTGTTAGCAAAATTAGATTTATTAATAATTAATGCAACAAACTTTAATAAAACTGCTGCACTTGCTGATATTGTTTTCCCGGCGGCGACTTACGCAGAGAAAAATGGAACATTTGTAAACTTTACCGGAAGAGCACAGCGAATTCGTCCCGCCGTTGCAACACTTGATGTTGATCGTGCGTTGGAAGGAATGTCGCTTAGTCGTTTAGATAAGTTTGGAACTAAGTTTGATCGTTGGGCACAAGGCAAACATTTTGATGCGAGATCAAGCTGGAAAATATTAGTTGGATTAGCTTCAGCAATGGGACAAAAATTAAAATATAATATAGCTGAAGAAGTGTTTATGGATGCTACAAATTCGATTGAATCATTTAAAGGTTCAAATTACGATGAACTCGGCGAACTCGGTGTGCAATTAAAATCAGTAGATTCAAAATCTGCTGTAAAAATTTAG
- a CDS encoding insulinase family protein, translated as MDNCKVTTLSNGVKVVSEFIPYLKSFSLGFWFNIGARDENLRNNGISHFIEHMLFKGTKTRTAKQISDEIESYGGYLNAFTSKEQTCYYGRGLSENFKKTFAVLSDMVQNPVFKNFHIKKEAGVVIDELKDIDDNPEELIFDKFEESIFNGHSLSYPIIGTEKNILSYNSNILHQFHKANYRLDNLMIAVSGAIEHDEAVKLAEKYFKGKRTTSNQKRKNFVKPTTSEVIIDKEIQQVHTIIGRTTYGFNDSRRHKLKVLSTLLGDGSSSRLFQAVREKLGMTYQINTFLNSYLDVSGFGVYFSTNEKQADKVNEIVHREFKKLRNIEVKPKELKRVKEYIKGNTLMSLESTTNRMIRLANSILHYGKIIPIEEILVKIDSVNAEDLLKLSKEVLDENTLSRIVICSKDNLIKKAA; from the coding sequence GTGGATAATTGTAAAGTAACGACGCTTTCAAATGGTGTAAAAGTTGTATCGGAATTCATTCCTTATTTAAAATCTTTTTCGCTTGGATTTTGGTTTAATATCGGGGCTCGCGATGAAAATTTACGCAATAATGGAATTTCACATTTCATCGAGCATATGCTTTTTAAGGGAACAAAAACTCGTACCGCAAAACAAATTTCTGATGAGATTGAATCTTATGGTGGTTACTTAAACGCTTTCACCTCCAAAGAACAAACTTGTTATTACGGCAGAGGATTATCTGAAAATTTCAAGAAAACTTTTGCTGTACTTTCTGATATGGTTCAAAATCCTGTTTTTAAAAATTTTCATATCAAAAAAGAAGCAGGTGTTGTAATTGATGAGTTAAAAGATATTGATGACAATCCAGAAGAATTAATATTTGATAAGTTTGAAGAATCAATTTTTAATGGACACAGCCTTAGTTATCCGATAATCGGGACGGAAAAAAATATTCTTTCCTACAACTCAAATATTCTGCATCAATTTCATAAAGCAAATTATAGATTAGACAATTTAATGATTGCAGTTTCAGGTGCAATCGAACACGATGAAGCTGTTAAGCTTGCTGAAAAATATTTTAAAGGGAAGCGAACAACATCTAACCAAAAAAGAAAAAACTTTGTTAAGCCCACAACAAGTGAAGTAATAATTGATAAAGAAATTCAACAGGTTCACACCATAATTGGAAGAACAACTTATGGATTTAATGATTCGCGTAGACATAAATTAAAAGTTCTTTCTACCTTACTTGGTGATGGAAGTTCATCAAGACTTTTTCAAGCTGTTAGAGAAAAACTTGGAATGACTTATCAAATAAATACTTTTTTAAATTCTTATTTAGATGTTTCGGGCTTTGGGGTTTATTTCTCAACAAATGAAAAACAAGCAGACAAGGTAAACGAAATTGTTCATCGTGAGTTTAAAAAGTTGAGAAACATTGAAGTAAAACCAAAAGAATTAAAAAGAGTTAAAGAGTACATCAAAGGCAACACGCTTATGAGCCTTGAAAGTACGACTAATAGAATGATAAGATTAGCAAATTCAATTTTGCATTACGGTAAAATTATTCCGATTGAAGAAATACTTGTTAAAATAGATTCGGTTAATGCTGAGGATTTATTAAAACTTTCTAAAGAAGTTTTGGATGAAAATACTTTAAGTAGAATTGTTATTTGTTCAAAAGATAATTTAATTAAAAAAGCAGCTTAA